In one Shinella zoogloeoides genomic region, the following are encoded:
- the chvE gene encoding multiple monosaccharide ABC transporter substrate-binding protein — MKMITSLLAAAAISVASFVAPAFAQDKGMVGISMPTKTSTRWISDGETMEKLFKDAGYTPDLQFADDDIPNQLAQIENMVTKGAKVLVIGAIDGTTLSDILQKAADAGVKVIAYDRLIRDSGNVDYYATFDNFQVGVLQATSLVDGLKAKFPDTKPWNVELFGGSPDDNNAFFFYDGAMSVIQPLIDKGDIVIKSGQTGMETVGTLRWDGAVAQARMENLLSSTYTDGRVDGVLSPYDGLSIGILSALKGVGYGSGDQPMAIVTGQDAELPSVKSILADEQYSTVFKDTRELAKVTVGMVNAILEGKEPEVNDTKTYDNGVKVVPSYLLKPVAVDKSNAEKILVTDSAYYTADQLKN, encoded by the coding sequence ATGAAAATGATCACTTCGCTTCTCGCCGCCGCTGCCATCAGCGTCGCGTCGTTCGTGGCGCCGGCCTTTGCCCAGGACAAGGGCATGGTCGGCATCTCCATGCCCACCAAGACCTCGACCCGCTGGATTTCCGACGGCGAGACGATGGAAAAGCTGTTCAAGGATGCCGGCTACACGCCGGACCTGCAGTTCGCTGACGACGATATCCCGAACCAGCTCGCCCAGATCGAGAACATGGTCACCAAGGGTGCCAAGGTTCTCGTCATCGGCGCGATCGACGGCACGACGCTTTCCGACATCCTGCAGAAGGCTGCCGATGCCGGCGTGAAGGTCATCGCCTACGACCGTCTCATTCGCGATTCGGGCAATGTCGACTACTACGCCACGTTCGACAACTTCCAGGTCGGCGTCCTGCAGGCCACCAGCCTCGTCGATGGCCTGAAGGCGAAGTTCCCGGACACCAAGCCGTGGAACGTCGAACTCTTCGGCGGCTCGCCGGACGATAACAACGCCTTCTTCTTCTACGATGGCGCGATGTCGGTCATCCAGCCGCTCATCGACAAGGGCGACATCGTCATCAAGTCGGGCCAGACCGGCATGGAAACCGTCGGCACGCTGCGTTGGGACGGTGCCGTCGCGCAGGCGCGTATGGAGAACCTGCTGTCCTCGACCTACACCGACGGCCGCGTCGATGGCGTGCTGTCGCCCTATGACGGCCTGTCCATCGGTATCCTGTCGGCCCTGAAGGGCGTCGGCTACGGCTCGGGCGACCAGCCGATGGCCATCGTCACCGGCCAGGACGCCGAGCTGCCGTCCGTCAAGTCGATCCTCGCTGACGAACAGTACTCGACGGTCTTCAAGGACACGCGCGAACTGGCCAAGGTCACCGTCGGCATGGTCAATGCGATCCTGGAAGGCAAGGAGCCGGAAGTGAACGACACCAAGACCTATGACAACGGCGTCAAGGTCGTTCCGTCCTACCTCCTCAAGCCTGTCGCCGTCGACAAGTCGAATGCCGAGAAGATCCTCGTCACGGACTCGGCCTACTACACGGCCGATCAGCTCAAGAACTGA
- the mmsB gene encoding multiple monosaccharide ABC transporter permease, translated as MATDTATKTTQPSVGDYLRKNIREYGLLVALVVIMIFFQILTNGVLFRPVNITNLVLQNSFIVIMALGMLLIIVAGHIDLSVGSIVAFTGAISAIMLVKWGLPAIVVVPLCILVGAVMGAAQGYWVAYQKIPSFIVTLAGMLVFRGMTYVVLSGRPVGPFPKEFQILSTGFVPDFLSITDPATSLIKNYFALVMIVLLVAYAVYAGLRERRMNALHETENEPFTFFAVQMAIIGAVAIFLGFQLSTYRGLPNVLVIMGVLIALYTFVTTRTTIGRRIYAMGGNEKAAKLSGINTERLTFYTFVNMGALAALAGMIIAARLNSATPKAGVGFELDVIAACFIGGASASGGVGKITGAVIGAFIMGVMNNGMSIMGIGIDYQQLIKGLVLLAAVFFDVYNKNKG; from the coding sequence ATGGCCACCGATACCGCGACCAAGACGACCCAGCCTTCGGTGGGGGACTACCTGCGCAAGAACATCCGTGAATACGGCCTGCTCGTCGCGCTCGTCGTCATCATGATCTTCTTCCAGATACTCACCAACGGCGTGCTCTTCCGCCCGGTCAACATCACCAACCTGGTACTGCAGAACTCGTTTATCGTCATTATGGCGCTGGGCATGCTGCTGATCATCGTGGCGGGGCATATCGACCTGTCGGTCGGCTCCATCGTCGCCTTCACCGGCGCCATATCGGCGATCATGCTGGTGAAATGGGGGCTGCCGGCCATCGTCGTGGTGCCGCTCTGTATCCTTGTCGGCGCCGTCATGGGCGCGGCACAGGGCTATTGGGTCGCCTACCAGAAGATACCGTCCTTCATCGTCACGCTCGCCGGCATGCTCGTCTTCCGCGGCATGACCTATGTCGTGCTCTCCGGTCGCCCGGTCGGTCCGTTCCCGAAGGAGTTCCAGATCCTCTCGACGGGCTTCGTGCCGGATTTCCTGTCCATCACCGACCCGGCGACGAGCCTCATCAAGAACTATTTCGCCCTCGTCATGATCGTCCTGCTCGTCGCCTATGCCGTCTATGCGGGCCTGCGCGAGCGGCGCATGAACGCCCTGCATGAGACCGAGAACGAGCCCTTCACCTTCTTCGCCGTGCAGATGGCGATCATCGGCGCGGTTGCGATCTTCCTCGGCTTCCAGCTCTCCACCTATCGCGGCCTGCCGAACGTGCTCGTCATCATGGGCGTGCTCATCGCGCTCTATACGTTCGTGACGACGCGCACGACGATCGGCCGGCGCATCTATGCCATGGGCGGCAACGAGAAGGCGGCGAAGCTCTCGGGCATCAACACCGAGCGCCTGACCTTCTACACCTTCGTCAACATGGGCGCGCTCGCCGCGCTCGCCGGCATGATCATCGCGGCCCGCCTCAATTCGGCGACGCCGAAGGCAGGCGTAGGCTTCGAGCTTGACGTCATCGCGGCCTGCTTCATCGGCGGCGCCTCGGCGTCGGGAGGCGTCGGCAAGATCACCGGTGCGGTCATCGGCGCCTTCATCATGGGCGTCATGAACAACGGCATGTCGATCATGGGCATCGGCATCGACTACCAGCAGCTCATCAAGGGCTTGGTGCTGCTCGCCGCGGTGTTCTTCGACGTCTACAACAAGAACAAGGGCTGA
- a CDS encoding NAD(P)/FAD-dependent oxidoreductase, whose translation MANFVIVGAGECGARAAFALREKGFDGTLTLIGSETHLPYERPPLSKEALVAGAGPKFVAEPHRYVEAGIDMLLGRTVCGIDRAAKCVVLGDGTVVPYDKLLLATGARPRALPGTTHGGRVAALRSHDDATRIRAHLVEGSHVAILGGGFIGLELAASARKLGATVTLVEGLPRVLSRGVPAEIAEIVAHRHAAEGVEILCGAKIASVEELPGEVRLTLEGGRVVAASLLVVGIGAVPNTELAEAAGLTVENGISVDGMLRTSDPDIFAAGDCTSYPLPLYGERRIRLESWRNAQEQGQLAAANMLGGADVHAAVPWFWSDQYDMTLQIAGLADGAATTVRRDMGEGAFILFHLDAAGRLIAASGIGPGNAVARDIRLAEMLIAARIHPDPAELAAPETKLKKLLAA comes from the coding sequence ATGGCGAATTTCGTTATCGTCGGCGCCGGCGAATGCGGTGCGCGCGCAGCCTTTGCGCTGCGCGAGAAGGGGTTTGACGGCACGCTGACCCTGATCGGCAGCGAGACGCACCTGCCTTACGAGCGTCCGCCGCTCTCCAAGGAAGCACTTGTTGCCGGGGCCGGCCCGAAATTCGTCGCCGAGCCGCACCGCTATGTCGAAGCCGGCATAGACATGCTGCTGGGCCGCACGGTCTGCGGGATCGATCGCGCCGCAAAATGTGTCGTGCTGGGGGACGGCACGGTGGTTCCCTATGACAAGCTGCTGCTTGCCACCGGTGCCCGGCCACGCGCTCTGCCGGGCACGACCCACGGCGGCCGTGTCGCGGCGCTGCGCAGCCATGACGACGCAACGCGTATCCGCGCGCATCTGGTGGAGGGAAGCCACGTCGCCATTCTCGGCGGCGGGTTCATCGGGCTGGAGCTTGCCGCCAGCGCCCGCAAACTCGGTGCCACCGTCACGCTCGTCGAAGGCCTGCCGCGCGTCCTGAGCCGCGGTGTGCCGGCGGAGATTGCCGAGATCGTCGCGCATCGGCACGCTGCCGAAGGGGTGGAAATCCTCTGCGGCGCGAAGATCGCCAGTGTCGAGGAGTTGCCGGGCGAAGTGCGCCTCACGCTTGAAGGCGGCCGCGTTGTTGCGGCCAGCCTGCTCGTCGTCGGCATCGGCGCGGTGCCGAACACGGAACTGGCGGAAGCGGCGGGCCTTACCGTAGAAAATGGCATCTCGGTCGATGGAATGCTGCGCACCTCCGATCCGGATATCTTTGCCGCGGGAGACTGCACCTCCTATCCGCTGCCGCTCTATGGCGAGCGCCGCATCCGCCTCGAATCCTGGCGCAACGCGCAGGAACAGGGTCAGCTCGCTGCGGCCAACATGCTCGGCGGTGCGGATGTGCATGCGGCGGTGCCGTGGTTCTGGTCGGATCAGTACGACATGACCTTGCAGATCGCCGGCCTTGCCGACGGCGCGGCGACGACCGTTCGGCGCGACATGGGCGAGGGGGCGTTCATCCTCTTCCATCTCGATGCAGCCGGACGGCTGATCGCGGCAAGCGGCATCGGGCCGGGCAATGCGGTCGCGCGCGACATCCGCCTTGCCGAAATGCTGATCGCCGCCCGCATCCATCCCGATCCGGCGGAGCTCGCCGCACCGGAAACCAAGCTCAAGAAACTGCTCGCCGCCTGA
- the mmsA gene encoding multiple monosaccharide ABC transporter ATP-binding protein — MSKTLLEMRGITKTFPGVKALDNVNLKVREGEIHALVGENGAGKSTLMKVLSGVYPAGSYEGEIHFDGEVRRFSTISDSEHLGIIIIHQELALVPLLSIAENIFLGNEVAKNGVIDWKQAFRRTQELLDKVGLKEPPGTLITDIGVGKQQLVEIAKALSKKVRLLILDEPTASLNEKDSDALLKLLMEFRTQGMTSIIISHKLNEIKKVADQITILRDGGTVETLDCHHEDISEDRIIKGMVGREMEDRYPPREPKIGETLLEVKNWNVFHQHHRDRQFLHDVNFTVRAGEVVGIAGLMGAGRTETAMSLFGKSWGHKITGEVAMRGKPVDVSTIPKAIEAGLAYVTEDRKQLGLVLIDNIMHNTTLANLGGVSRATVIDSHQEAKVASGYRQKLRIRSHSIYQEAVNLSGGNQQKVVLSKWLFTNPEVLILDEPTRGIDVGAKFEIYSIINQLAAEGKGILMISSEMPELLGTCDRIYVMNEGRIVAELSKAEASQESIMRAIMRSGEKH; from the coding sequence ATGAGCAAGACCCTTCTGGAAATGCGTGGCATCACGAAGACGTTCCCGGGCGTGAAGGCGCTCGACAACGTCAACCTGAAGGTCCGCGAAGGCGAGATCCATGCCCTTGTCGGCGAGAACGGGGCCGGCAAATCCACCCTCATGAAAGTGTTGAGCGGCGTCTATCCGGCCGGCTCCTACGAGGGTGAAATCCATTTCGACGGCGAAGTCCGCCGCTTTTCCACGATCTCCGACAGCGAGCATCTGGGCATCATCATCATCCACCAGGAGCTGGCGCTCGTGCCGCTCCTGTCGATCGCGGAAAACATCTTCCTCGGCAACGAGGTCGCCAAGAACGGCGTCATCGACTGGAAGCAGGCCTTCCGCCGCACGCAGGAACTGCTCGACAAGGTCGGCCTCAAGGAGCCACCGGGCACGCTGATCACCGATATCGGCGTCGGCAAGCAGCAGCTCGTGGAGATCGCCAAGGCGCTTTCCAAGAAGGTGCGCCTTCTCATCCTCGACGAGCCGACCGCCTCGCTCAACGAGAAGGATTCCGACGCGCTGCTGAAGCTGCTGATGGAATTCCGCACGCAGGGCATGACCTCGATCATCATCTCGCACAAGCTGAACGAGATCAAAAAGGTCGCCGACCAGATCACCATCCTGCGCGACGGCGGCACGGTCGAGACGCTCGACTGTCACCACGAGGATATTTCCGAGGACCGCATCATCAAGGGCATGGTCGGCCGCGAGATGGAGGACCGCTATCCGCCGCGCGAGCCCAAGATCGGCGAGACGCTGCTGGAGGTGAAGAACTGGAACGTCTTCCACCAGCATCACCGCGACCGGCAGTTCCTGCACGACGTGAACTTCACCGTGCGCGCCGGCGAGGTGGTCGGCATTGCCGGCCTGATGGGCGCCGGCCGCACCGAGACGGCGATGAGCCTGTTCGGCAAGAGCTGGGGCCACAAGATCACCGGCGAGGTCGCCATGCGCGGCAAGCCGGTCGATGTCAGCACGATCCCGAAGGCGATCGAGGCGGGCCTTGCCTATGTCACGGAAGACCGCAAGCAGCTCGGTCTCGTGCTGATCGACAACATCATGCACAATACGACGCTGGCCAATCTCGGCGGCGTCTCCAGGGCGACGGTGATCGATAGCCACCAGGAGGCCAAGGTCGCTTCGGGCTACCGCCAGAAGCTGCGCATCCGCTCGCACTCGATCTATCAGGAAGCGGTCAATCTTTCGGGCGGCAACCAGCAGAAGGTCGTGCTGTCGAAGTGGCTCTTCACCAATCCCGAGGTCCTGATCCTCGACGAACCGACGCGCGGCATCGATGTCGGCGCCAAGTTCGAAATCTACTCGATCATCAACCAGCTTGCCGCCGAGGGCAAGGGCATCCTCATGATCTCGTCGGAGATGCCGGAACTGCTCGGGACCTGCGATCGCATCTATGTCATGAACGAAGGACGCATCGTGGCCGAGCTCTCCAAGGCGGAAGCAAGCCAGGAATCCATCATGCGCGCCATCATGCGCTCCGGGGAGAAACACTAA
- a CDS encoding 3-methyl-2-oxobutanoate hydroxymethyltransferase: MKTKRPTVADLQAMKGKRQLTMLRVVTLEEAEAAEQAGIDLVSVPPALLGPAFREAAPTVFAFPGLEYGDFVTADDYLRGAFQAMKAGGDAVYCAAGLSTVRRLREEGVPVCGHVGLIPSKATWTGGFRAVGKTAESALEIFRQVKALEEAGAFAAEIEVVPGEIAAAISARTALVMLSMGAGAGCDAQYLFADDVLGQNRGHYPRHAKVYRNFAAEYDRLQQERVAAFREYADDVRSGAYPEKGHLVGIEPSELAAFLDGLGA, translated from the coding sequence GTGAAAACCAAGAGACCGACCGTCGCCGACCTGCAGGCAATGAAGGGCAAGCGCCAGCTCACCATGCTGCGCGTCGTGACGCTGGAGGAGGCGGAGGCCGCCGAACAGGCGGGCATCGACCTTGTTTCCGTGCCGCCCGCCCTGCTGGGGCCGGCCTTCCGTGAGGCAGCCCCGACGGTCTTTGCCTTCCCCGGCCTCGAATACGGTGATTTCGTCACGGCCGACGACTACCTGCGCGGCGCCTTCCAGGCGATGAAGGCCGGCGGCGATGCGGTCTATTGCGCCGCCGGCCTTTCCACCGTGCGGCGCCTGCGCGAGGAGGGCGTCCCGGTGTGCGGCCATGTCGGTCTCATTCCCTCCAAGGCGACATGGACGGGCGGGTTCCGCGCGGTCGGCAAGACGGCGGAAAGCGCGCTGGAAATCTTCCGGCAGGTCAAGGCGCTCGAAGAGGCGGGGGCCTTCGCGGCGGAGATCGAGGTCGTGCCCGGCGAAATCGCGGCGGCGATCAGCGCGAGGACCGCGCTCGTCATGCTGTCGATGGGCGCGGGGGCGGGGTGCGACGCGCAATATCTCTTCGCGGACGACGTGCTCGGGCAGAATCGCGGCCATTATCCGCGCCATGCCAAGGTCTACCGCAACTTCGCCGCCGAATATGACCGGCTCCAGCAGGAGCGCGTCGCGGCCTTCCGCGAATATGCCGATGACGTGCGCTCGGGCGCCTATCCGGAAAAGGGGCACCTCGTCGGCATCGAGCCTTCCGAGCTTGCCGCCTTCCTCGATGGGCTCGGCGCTTGA
- a CDS encoding MocE family 2Fe-2S type ferredoxin, which translates to MSDNWIEVCAADEIDEEDVIRFDHAGRTFAIYRSPEDTYHATDGLCTHEKIHLADGLVMDHIIECPKHNGRFDYRSGEAKGAPVCVDLRTYPVKVEGGTVFIGL; encoded by the coding sequence ATGAGCGACAACTGGATCGAGGTCTGCGCGGCAGACGAGATCGACGAGGAAGATGTCATCCGCTTCGACCATGCGGGCCGCACCTTCGCGATCTACCGCAGCCCGGAAGACACCTATCACGCGACGGACGGGCTCTGCACCCACGAGAAGATCCACCTTGCCGACGGGCTGGTGATGGATCACATCATCGAATGTCCCAAGCACAATGGCCGCTTCGACTACAGGTCCGGTGAAGCCAAGGGCGCGCCCGTCTGCGTCGATCTCAGGACCTATCCGGTCAAGGTCGAGGGCGGCACGGTCTTCATCGGGCTCTAG
- a CDS encoding aldehyde dehydrogenase family protein, translated as MTIHQNLIAGEWVGSDAIRNINPSNTNDVVGEYARASAEDTRAAIAAAKAAFPAWSRSGILERHAILRKTADEILARKDELGRLLSREEGKTLAEGIGETVRAGQIFDFFAGECLRLAGEVLPSVRPNIGVEITREPVGVVGIITPWNFPIAIPAWKIAPALCYGNTVVFKPAELVPGCSWAIVDILVRAGLPKGVLNLVMGKGSVVGQAMLDSPDVNAITFTGSTGTGKRVAMASVEHNRKYQLEMGGKNPFVVLDDADLTVAVEAAVNSAFFSTGQRCTASSRVIVTEGIHDRFVAAVGERLKGVVVDDALKAGTHIGPVVDESQLKQDTDYIEIGRQEGARLAFGGELLKRDTPGFYLAPALFTEATNDMRISREEIFGPVAAVIRVKDYEEALAVANDTPFGLSSGIATTSLKHATHFKRNAEAGMVMVNLPTAGVDFHVPFGGRKGSSHGSREQGKYASEFYTTVKTAYTMA; from the coding sequence ATGACCATCCACCAGAACCTGATCGCCGGCGAATGGGTCGGCTCCGACGCGATCCGCAACATCAACCCGTCGAACACGAACGATGTGGTGGGCGAATATGCCCGCGCCTCCGCCGAGGACACCAGGGCGGCGATCGCGGCGGCGAAGGCGGCGTTCCCGGCCTGGTCGCGCTCCGGCATCCTCGAGCGCCACGCCATCCTCAGAAAGACCGCCGACGAGATTCTCGCCCGCAAGGACGAACTCGGCCGGCTGCTGTCGCGCGAGGAGGGCAAGACGCTGGCGGAGGGCATCGGCGAGACGGTGCGCGCCGGGCAGATCTTCGATTTCTTCGCCGGAGAATGCCTGCGCCTTGCCGGCGAGGTGCTGCCCTCGGTGCGGCCGAACATCGGCGTCGAGATCACCCGCGAGCCGGTCGGCGTCGTCGGCATCATCACGCCGTGGAACTTCCCGATCGCCATTCCCGCCTGGAAGATCGCCCCGGCGCTCTGCTACGGCAACACGGTGGTCTTCAAGCCGGCCGAACTGGTGCCGGGCTGCTCCTGGGCCATCGTCGATATCCTGGTGCGCGCCGGCCTGCCGAAGGGCGTGCTCAACCTCGTCATGGGCAAGGGCTCCGTCGTCGGCCAGGCGATGCTCGACAGCCCCGACGTCAACGCCATCACCTTCACCGGTTCGACCGGCACGGGCAAGCGCGTCGCCATGGCCTCCGTCGAGCATAACCGCAAGTACCAGCTCGAAATGGGCGGCAAGAACCCCTTCGTCGTGCTTGATGATGCGGACCTCACTGTCGCCGTGGAAGCCGCCGTCAACTCGGCCTTCTTCTCGACCGGCCAGCGCTGCACCGCCTCCTCGCGCGTCATCGTCACCGAAGGCATCCACGACAGGTTCGTCGCGGCCGTCGGCGAGCGGCTGAAGGGCGTCGTCGTGGACGATGCGTTGAAGGCCGGCACGCATATCGGCCCTGTCGTCGACGAGAGCCAGCTGAAGCAGGATACCGACTATATCGAGATCGGCAGGCAGGAGGGCGCCAGGCTCGCCTTCGGCGGCGAGCTTTTGAAGCGCGACACGCCCGGCTTCTATCTCGCGCCGGCGCTCTTCACCGAAGCGACGAACGACATGCGGATATCGCGCGAGGAAATCTTCGGCCCGGTGGCCGCCGTCATCCGCGTGAAGGACTACGAGGAAGCGCTGGCCGTCGCCAACGACACGCCGTTCGGCCTTTCCTCCGGCATCGCCACGACGAGCCTCAAGCACGCCACACACTTCAAGCGCAATGCGGAGGCCGGCATGGTCATGGTCAACCT
- a CDS encoding fatty acid desaturase family protein: MNPTKRDYSLLGRDAEAAVANGLAAAEWYHTEIPRKEMKALMQRSDAAAIRDTAIWLGTMLVCAAAGIWFWGTWWAVPFFLVYGVLYGSASDSRWHECGHGTAFKTMWMNNAVYQIACFMIMRNPVTWRWSHTRHHTDTVIVGRDPEIAVMRPPDLLRLVLNFFGLLDAWHAVVDMVRNAAGVMSAAEKTFVPEMEQPKAIRIARIWLTIYAATIAACFYFGSILPAMLIGLPRLYGAWHHVMTGLLQHGGLADNVIDHRLNSRTVYMNPVSRFIYWNMNYHVEHHMFPMVPYHALPRLHAMIKHDLPAPNPSIWHGYREMIPAFLRQLRNEDYFLKRELPGTARPYKEEFHAEPAIAAAE; the protein is encoded by the coding sequence ATGAACCCGACGAAGAGGGATTACAGCCTTCTTGGCCGCGATGCCGAGGCCGCCGTTGCAAACGGGCTGGCCGCGGCCGAATGGTATCATACCGAAATCCCGCGCAAGGAAATGAAGGCACTGATGCAGCGCAGCGATGCGGCCGCCATCCGCGACACTGCGATCTGGCTGGGAACCATGCTGGTCTGCGCCGCTGCGGGTATCTGGTTCTGGGGAACCTGGTGGGCGGTGCCGTTCTTCCTCGTCTATGGCGTCCTCTACGGTTCGGCTTCCGACAGCCGCTGGCATGAATGCGGCCACGGCACGGCCTTCAAGACGATGTGGATGAACAATGCCGTCTACCAGATCGCCTGCTTCATGATCATGCGCAATCCGGTGACATGGCGGTGGAGCCACACGCGTCACCACACGGATACGGTCATCGTCGGCCGCGACCCGGAGATCGCCGTCATGCGTCCGCCGGATCTCCTGCGGCTCGTCCTCAATTTCTTCGGCCTGCTCGACGCCTGGCATGCCGTCGTCGATATGGTGCGCAATGCGGCGGGCGTGATGAGCGCGGCGGAAAAGACCTTCGTGCCGGAAATGGAACAGCCGAAGGCGATCCGCATCGCCCGCATCTGGCTCACCATCTATGCCGCGACGATCGCCGCCTGTTTCTACTTCGGCTCGATCCTGCCGGCCATGCTGATCGGCCTGCCGCGGCTCTACGGCGCCTGGCACCATGTGATGACCGGCCTGCTCCAGCATGGCGGCCTTGCCGACAATGTCATTGATCACAGGCTGAACAGCCGCACGGTCTACATGAACCCCGTCAGCCGCTTCATCTACTGGAACATGAACTACCATGTGGAGCACCACATGTTCCCGATGGTGCCCTATCATGCGCTGCCCCGGCTGCACGCCATGATCAAGCACGACCTGCCGGCGCCGAACCCGTCCATCTGGCACGGCTACAGGGAGATGATCCCGGCCTTCCTGCGCCAGCTGCGCAACGAGGACTATTTCCTGAAGCGCGAACTGCCCGGCACCGCACGCCCCTACAAGGAAGAATTCCACGCCGAACCGGCGATTGCGGCCGCCGAATAA
- the araD1 gene encoding AraD1 family protein gives MLLSQVGNTDGSITVVVREEGGDGRAVKGAASVYALAMEAADSGGSLKAVIDAKGLGEVVDLEAAYAAGRLLSPITHPDAAHLHLTGTGLTHLGSASTRDAMHAAVSKVEEGATDTMKMFRMGLENGKPKAGEKGVQPEWFYKGNGSQAVAPGAALTSPSFALDGGEEPEMAGIYVIAADGSPFRIGFAVANEFSDHVTERINYLYLAHSKLRQASFGPEIRVGAAPEDIRGFSRILRGGKVLWEKPFVSGEANMSHTFANLEYHHFKYGLFRAPGDIHVHMFGTATLSFGDGIRTEEGDVFEIGADGFGLPLRNPLAIAGEEDIVIRQL, from the coding sequence ATGCTTTTGTCCCAGGTAGGCAATACCGACGGTTCGATCACGGTTGTCGTTCGCGAGGAGGGCGGCGATGGCCGTGCCGTCAAGGGCGCGGCGAGCGTCTACGCGCTGGCGATGGAGGCGGCCGATAGCGGCGGGTCGCTCAAGGCTGTCATCGACGCGAAGGGGCTCGGCGAGGTCGTCGATCTGGAAGCGGCCTATGCTGCGGGCCGGCTGCTGTCGCCGATCACCCATCCGGACGCCGCGCACCTGCACCTGACGGGAACGGGCCTCACCCATCTCGGCTCGGCCTCGACCCGCGACGCCATGCATGCGGCGGTCTCCAAGGTGGAGGAGGGCGCCACCGATACGATGAAGATGTTCCGCATGGGCCTCGAGAACGGCAAGCCGAAGGCCGGCGAGAAGGGCGTGCAGCCGGAATGGTTCTACAAGGGCAACGGCAGCCAGGCCGTCGCGCCGGGCGCCGCGCTCACCTCGCCGTCCTTCGCGCTCGACGGCGGCGAGGAGCCGGAAATGGCCGGCATCTATGTCATCGCCGCCGACGGCTCGCCGTTCCGCATCGGCTTTGCCGTGGCGAACGAATTCTCCGACCATGTGACGGAGCGCATCAACTATCTCTACCTCGCCCATTCCAAGCTGCGGCAGGCAAGCTTCGGCCCGGAAATCCGCGTCGGCGCCGCGCCGGAGGATATCCGCGGCTTCTCGCGCATCCTGCGCGGCGGCAAGGTTCTCTGGGAAAAGCCCTTCGTCTCGGGTGAGGCGAACATGTCGCACACCTTCGCCAATCTCGAATACCACCACTTCAAGTACGGCCTGTTCCGCGCACCCGGCGATATCCACGTCCACATGTTCGGCACGGCGACGCTGTCCTTCGGCGACGGCATCCGCACTGAGGAGGGCGACGTGTTCGAGATCGGCGCGGACGGTTTCGGCCTGCCGCTGCGCAATCCGCTGGCGATCGCCGGCGAGGAAGACATCGTCATCCGCCAATTGTAA
- a CDS encoding LysR family transcriptional regulator encodes MRLESDNEEQLFAGESLDNLQGIGLLRSGLKLSHLRMIVAIEEHKQVSAAADALNISQPAASRMLTEMETILKAQLCERISRGVALTAFGRAFARRARTILLELREVDRELSALKSGTGGSVFLGAVTAPAISLAVPAIQQVSAAYPGIEVNVRVETSNVLARELLAAQQDFIIARVPDDLNPRLFNVTEIGIEKACLIVRKGHPLTEKPVVGLADLPRYDWVFQPAGTLLRRRIEELFIAAGVPLPSTVVNTSSILLTTAIVCGSNAIAPVARDMATFIADVGAQAGEISILNTDFEIDIKPYSLISVKGRALPPSAKLLYDLIWQRSRTLSPD; translated from the coding sequence ATGCGTCTGGAGAGCGACAACGAGGAGCAGCTTTTTGCCGGGGAAAGCCTCGACAACCTGCAGGGCATCGGCCTGCTGCGCAGCGGCCTGAAGCTCAGCCACCTGCGCATGATCGTGGCGATTGAGGAGCACAAGCAGGTGAGCGCCGCGGCGGATGCGCTCAACATCTCCCAGCCCGCCGCGTCTCGCATGCTGACGGAAATGGAGACGATCCTCAAGGCCCAGCTTTGCGAGCGCATATCGCGCGGCGTGGCGCTCACAGCCTTCGGCCGGGCCTTCGCCCGCCGGGCGCGCACCATCCTGCTCGAACTGCGCGAGGTCGACCGCGAGCTTTCGGCGCTGAAATCCGGCACCGGCGGCTCGGTCTTCCTCGGCGCGGTGACGGCGCCGGCCATCAGCCTTGCCGTGCCGGCGATCCAGCAGGTCAGCGCCGCCTATCCCGGCATCGAGGTGAACGTGCGCGTGGAGACGAGCAATGTGCTCGCCCGCGAACTGCTCGCCGCGCAGCAGGACTTCATCATCGCTCGCGTGCCGGACGACCTCAATCCGCGCCTCTTCAACGTCACCGAGATCGGCATCGAGAAGGCCTGTCTCATCGTCCGCAAGGGCCACCCGCTGACGGAAAAGCCCGTCGTCGGCCTTGCGGACCTGCCGCGCTACGACTGGGTCTTCCAGCCCGCCGGCACGCTACTGCGGCGCCGCATCGAGGAACTGTTCATCGCGGCGGGCGTGCCGCTGCCCTCCACGGTGGTCAACACCTCGTCCATCCTCCTCACCACCGCCATCGTCTGCGGCTCCAACGCGATCGCGCCGGTGGCGCGCGACATGGCGACCTTCATTGCCGATGTCGGCGCGCAGGCGGGCGAGATCAGCATCCTCAACACGGATTTCGAGATCGACATCAAGCCCTACAGCCTGATCTCCGTCAAAGGCAGGGCGCTCCCGCCCAGCGCCAAACTGCTCTATGATCTGATCTGGCAACGCAGCCGGACGCTTTCGCCGGACTGA